The following coding sequences lie in one Labrus bergylta chromosome 13, fLabBer1.1, whole genome shotgun sequence genomic window:
- the LOC109989373 gene encoding F-box only protein 47 has protein sequence MARRSSRNVPKNICKLKSQLHKRTPVRPRPRRTIMTRSQCDTSFFHRLPSELFNIILDKLTVLDISVFTMVSKDITRFVVDYISTMTWKNKMIIQNFHYSTCLEQRSSIGHYRDLGLLFKRCTLLLPTKERLKFIFSRFSQIPCFMLEQCLAQVCIGFSCYGVFLQTLIAGWDELECHRVFNFLCEHTNLLQKMEAVIIGKPGVRWYQELQLRLFCRQVLLDPWLNQPECQFWLMQLLKPWPLVCQARLLFILYGPLLTEGTLGWQDMVERGLPHNDLWDLARAFLLLLGKMEVECQTTNSMLAILEELTVIPQQWHVENVARLLVLCGSSFSYSVLASKAINGRLPEISRLLVYIILVCEKDGYHMSWVVKLVQQIFKVLGTPPEKFCLIQQLENMFSQVTREFFEFSVTGNHLDDRETFQTLCILLDSSAHFHTKLLHMLLK, from the exons atggcaagaAGAAGCTCGAGAAATGTCCCGAAGAACATCTGTAAACTGAAGTCGCAGCTTCACAAGAGGACTCCTGTTCGTCCTCGTCCACGTAGGACCATCATGACCCGCAGCCAGTGTGACACCAGCTTCTTCCACAGGCTGCCCTCTGAGCTGTTCAACATCATCCTGGATAAACTGACTG TGCTGGATATCAGTGTGTTCACCATGGTTTCCAAGGACATCACAAGGTTTGTTGTGGACTACATCTCCACTATGACCTGGAAGAACAAAATGATCATCCAAAACTTTCACTACTCCACCTGCCTCGAACAGAGATCATCTATTGGACATTACAGAGACCTGG GTCTGTTGTTCAAGAGATGTACCCTGTTGCTACCCACAAAGGAAAGGTTAAAGTTTATCTTCAGCAGGTTTTCACAG ATTCCCTGCTTCATGCTGGAGCAGTGTTTGGCACAAGTCTGCATTGGTTTCTCCTGCTATGGGGTCTTCCTCCAG ACTCTGATCGCAGGGTGGGATGAGTTAGAGTGCCACAGAGTGTTCAACTTTCTCTGCGAACACACAAATCTGCTGCAAAAAATGGAGGCAGTCATCATCGGCAAACCAG GGGTAAGGTGGtaccaggagctgcagctccgTCTTTTCTGCCGCCAGGTTCTCTTGGACCCGTGGCTAAACCAGCCAGAGTGTCAGTTCTGGCTAATGCAACTCCTGAAGCCCTGGCCTTTGGTCTGCCAGGCACGTTTACTGTTTATCCTATACGGACCTCTGCTGACTGAGG GCACCCTGGGATGGCAGGATATGGTGGAGAGGGGGCTGCCTCACAACGATCTGTGGGATCTTGCCAGGGCTTTCCTCCTGCTTCTAGGCAAAATGGAGGTCGAATGCCAGACCACTAATTCAATGCTGGCAATCTTGGAGGAGCTCACTG TCATTCCCCAACAATGGCATGTGGAGAATGTGGCTCGTCTGTTGGTGCTGTGTGGCAGCAGTTTCAGCTACTCTGTTCTGGCCAGCAAGGCCATCAATGGACGACTTCCTGAGATCTCGAGACTCCTCGTGTACATCATACTG GTGTGCGAGAAGGACGGCTATCACATGTCCTGGGTGGTGAAGTTGGTGCAGCAGATCTTCAAGGTCCTCGGCACACCTCCTGAAAAGTTCTGCCTCATCCAACAGCTGGAGAACATGTTCTCACAGGTCACCAGGGAGTTTTTTGAGTTCAGTGTTACAG GAAATCATCTGGACGACAGAGAGACTTTCCAGACCCTGTGTATCCTGTTGGACTCCAGTGCTCACTTCCACACTAAATTGCTCCACATGCTCCTCAAATAA
- the LOC109989346 gene encoding ADP-ribosylation factor-like protein 6 isoform X3 → MGLLDKLSGWLGLRKKEVNVMCLGLDNSGKTTIINQLKPANTPAQEIVPTIGFNIEKFKSSSLSFTVFDMSGQGRYRNLWEHYYKESHAIIFVIDSSDKLRMVVAKEELDNLLNHEDICCKKIPVLFFANKMDLRDAMSSVKVTQMLCLENIKDKPWHICPSNAIKGEGLQEGLDWLQEQIAQSYQNNENLNH, encoded by the exons ATGGGGTTGCTGGACAAACTGTCAGGCTGGCTCGGCCTGAGGAAAAAAGAGGTCAACGTTATGTGTTTGGGACTGGACAACAGCGGCAAAACTACAATCATCAACCAACTTAAACCTGCAAAT ACACCGGCTCAAGAAATAGTCCCAACAATTGGTTTCAACATTGAAAAGTTCAAGAGTTCAAG cctgtCTTTTACAGTCTTTGATATGTCCGGACAGGGTAGATACAGAAACCTATGGGAGCATTACTACAA AGAAAGTCATGCCATCATATTTGTTATTGACAGCAGTGACAAATTAAGAATGGTTGTTGCCAAAGAAGAACTAGATAATCTTCTAAAccatgaag ATATCTGCTGCAAAAAGATACCTGTTTTGTTCTTTGCAAACAAGATGGATCTGCGGGACGCTATGTCGTCAGTGAAGGTCACACAGATGTTGTGTTTGGAGAACATCAAAGACAAACCCTGGCACATCTG CCCGAGCAACGCCATCAAAGGGGAGGGCCTACAGGAAGGGCTGGACTGGCTACAAG AGCAAATTGCACA ATCAtatcaaaacaatgaaaacttGAATCATTGA
- the LOC109989346 gene encoding ADP-ribosylation factor-like protein 6 isoform X1 translates to MGLLDKLSGWLGLRKKEVNVMCLGLDNSGKTTIINQLKPANNSNHLGPLSEDWKHVSQTPAQEIVPTIGFNIEKFKSSSLSFTVFDMSGQGRYRNLWEHYYKESHAIIFVIDSSDKLRMVVAKEELDNLLNHEDICCKKIPVLFFANKMDLRDAMSSVKVTQMLCLENIKDKPWHICPSNAIKGEGLQEGLDWLQEQIAQSYQNNENLNH, encoded by the exons ATGGGGTTGCTGGACAAACTGTCAGGCTGGCTCGGCCTGAGGAAAAAAGAGGTCAACGTTATGTGTTTGGGACTGGACAACAGCGGCAAAACTACAATCATCAACCAACTTAAACCTGCAAAT AATTCCAATCATTTAGGCCCATTgtcagaagactggaaacaTGTTAGTCAG ACACCGGCTCAAGAAATAGTCCCAACAATTGGTTTCAACATTGAAAAGTTCAAGAGTTCAAG cctgtCTTTTACAGTCTTTGATATGTCCGGACAGGGTAGATACAGAAACCTATGGGAGCATTACTACAA AGAAAGTCATGCCATCATATTTGTTATTGACAGCAGTGACAAATTAAGAATGGTTGTTGCCAAAGAAGAACTAGATAATCTTCTAAAccatgaag ATATCTGCTGCAAAAAGATACCTGTTTTGTTCTTTGCAAACAAGATGGATCTGCGGGACGCTATGTCGTCAGTGAAGGTCACACAGATGTTGTGTTTGGAGAACATCAAAGACAAACCCTGGCACATCTG CCCGAGCAACGCCATCAAAGGGGAGGGCCTACAGGAAGGGCTGGACTGGCTACAAG AGCAAATTGCACA ATCAtatcaaaacaatgaaaacttGAATCATTGA
- the LOC109989346 gene encoding ADP-ribosylation factor-like protein 6 isoform X4, with protein sequence MGLLDKLSGWLGLRKKEVNVMCLGLDNSGKTTIINQLKPANTPAQEIVPTIGFNIEKFKSSSLSFTVFDMSGQGRYRNLWEHYYKESHAIIFVIDSSDKLRMVVAKEELDNLLNHEDICCKKIPVLFFANKMDLRDAMSSVKVTQMLCLENIKDKPWHICPSNAIKGEGLQEGLDWLQDHIKTMKT encoded by the exons ATGGGGTTGCTGGACAAACTGTCAGGCTGGCTCGGCCTGAGGAAAAAAGAGGTCAACGTTATGTGTTTGGGACTGGACAACAGCGGCAAAACTACAATCATCAACCAACTTAAACCTGCAAAT ACACCGGCTCAAGAAATAGTCCCAACAATTGGTTTCAACATTGAAAAGTTCAAGAGTTCAAG cctgtCTTTTACAGTCTTTGATATGTCCGGACAGGGTAGATACAGAAACCTATGGGAGCATTACTACAA AGAAAGTCATGCCATCATATTTGTTATTGACAGCAGTGACAAATTAAGAATGGTTGTTGCCAAAGAAGAACTAGATAATCTTCTAAAccatgaag ATATCTGCTGCAAAAAGATACCTGTTTTGTTCTTTGCAAACAAGATGGATCTGCGGGACGCTATGTCGTCAGTGAAGGTCACACAGATGTTGTGTTTGGAGAACATCAAAGACAAACCCTGGCACATCTG CCCGAGCAACGCCATCAAAGGGGAGGGCCTACAGGAAGGGCTGGACTGGCTACAAG ATCAtatcaaaacaatgaaaacttGA
- the LOC109989346 gene encoding ADP-ribosylation factor-like protein 6 isoform X2: MGLLDKLSGWLGLRKKEVNVMCLGLDNSGKTTIINQLKPANNSNHLGPLSEDWKHVSQTPAQEIVPTIGFNIEKFKSSSLSFTVFDMSGQGRYRNLWEHYYKESHAIIFVIDSSDKLRMVVAKEELDNLLNHEDICCKKIPVLFFANKMDLRDAMSSVKVTQMLCLENIKDKPWHICPSNAIKGEGLQEGLDWLQDHIKTMKT, from the exons ATGGGGTTGCTGGACAAACTGTCAGGCTGGCTCGGCCTGAGGAAAAAAGAGGTCAACGTTATGTGTTTGGGACTGGACAACAGCGGCAAAACTACAATCATCAACCAACTTAAACCTGCAAAT AATTCCAATCATTTAGGCCCATTgtcagaagactggaaacaTGTTAGTCAG ACACCGGCTCAAGAAATAGTCCCAACAATTGGTTTCAACATTGAAAAGTTCAAGAGTTCAAG cctgtCTTTTACAGTCTTTGATATGTCCGGACAGGGTAGATACAGAAACCTATGGGAGCATTACTACAA AGAAAGTCATGCCATCATATTTGTTATTGACAGCAGTGACAAATTAAGAATGGTTGTTGCCAAAGAAGAACTAGATAATCTTCTAAAccatgaag ATATCTGCTGCAAAAAGATACCTGTTTTGTTCTTTGCAAACAAGATGGATCTGCGGGACGCTATGTCGTCAGTGAAGGTCACACAGATGTTGTGTTTGGAGAACATCAAAGACAAACCCTGGCACATCTG CCCGAGCAACGCCATCAAAGGGGAGGGCCTACAGGAAGGGCTGGACTGGCTACAAG ATCAtatcaaaacaatgaaaacttGA